A stretch of Vibrio maritimus DNA encodes these proteins:
- a CDS encoding PfkB family carbohydrate kinase, translating into MTEREQQILDLIKQDPMIPQNTLAEMLDLSRSAVAGHIMNLTKKGFIQGKGYVIAPERYVAVIGGANMDLCGRSISDLVIGDSNPGVLTSGAGGVARNIADNLARLGSKVQFVGAIGDDLWGEQLLDACRNASVGIDHCLIVPGRATSTYLSIHDPKGELQLALNDMALIDELNVDQLAKRAAVFNRASAIVLDANLSDSALDYLFHAHGDKPIFVDPVSSVKAGKIKPYLEYIHTLKPNLAEAELLCGYKLQGLDQLPELAGQLHKMGIKQLLISLGKQGAYASDEGQGQFIPASQTQVNNVTGAGDALMAGLAHGYIQSWDWPTSVDFALAAARLALQSNSTINSIMSEKAVSRLIEESTC; encoded by the coding sequence ATGACGGAACGTGAGCAGCAGATACTAGATTTGATAAAGCAAGATCCTATGATCCCCCAAAATACGCTGGCGGAGATGTTGGATCTGAGTCGCAGCGCGGTTGCGGGACATATCATGAATCTTACCAAGAAGGGATTTATCCAAGGCAAGGGTTATGTAATCGCGCCTGAGCGTTATGTCGCTGTTATCGGTGGCGCTAACATGGATTTGTGCGGTCGCTCTATCTCTGATCTCGTCATAGGGGATTCAAACCCTGGCGTGTTAACTTCAGGAGCTGGTGGCGTAGCACGCAACATTGCGGACAATCTCGCGCGTTTGGGTAGCAAGGTGCAGTTTGTTGGCGCGATTGGCGACGACTTGTGGGGCGAACAGCTTTTAGATGCTTGTCGAAATGCCTCAGTAGGCATCGATCATTGTTTGATAGTACCTGGCCGAGCCACAAGTACTTACTTGTCTATTCACGACCCAAAAGGTGAGTTACAGCTGGCACTTAATGACATGGCGCTTATCGACGAGCTCAATGTCGACCAGTTAGCGAAGCGTGCAGCCGTATTCAACCGTGCTTCCGCGATAGTGTTAGACGCTAACCTGAGTGACAGTGCACTCGATTATCTGTTCCATGCTCATGGTGACAAGCCCATATTTGTTGACCCAGTATCGTCCGTAAAAGCAGGCAAGATAAAACCTTATCTCGAATATATTCATACTCTTAAGCCTAATCTCGCAGAGGCAGAGCTTTTATGTGGCTATAAGCTGCAGGGTTTAGACCAGCTTCCTGAACTCGCTGGTCAACTGCATAAAATGGGGATTAAGCAATTACTGATCAGTCTTGGAAAACAAGGCGCTTATGCCAGTGATGAGGGACAGGGGCAGTTTATTCCCGCATCACAAACGCAAGTTAACAACGTCACAGGCGCTGGTGATGCTTTAATGGCCGGTCTCGCACATGGATACATCCAGAGCTGGGATTGGCCAACCAGTGTCGACTTTGCACTCGCTGCTGCGAGGCTAGCCTTACAGTCCAACTCAACAATCAATTCAATTATGTCTGAAAAGGCGGTCTCGCGCCTAATAGAGGAATCCACATGTTAG
- a CDS encoding pseudouridine-5'-phosphate glycosidase — translation MLEKYLDIQPEVAQALAENKPVVALESTIISHGMPYPRNVETALTVEATIRESGAIPATIAIIKGRLKVGLDKEQIEYLGKAGTAVTKVSRRDIPFMVAGQKDGATTVAATMILAEMAGIRVFATGGIGGVHRGAQETFDISADLQELANTNVAVVCAGAKSILDLALTREYLETQGVPVIGYQTDSLPAFYTRESEHGIDYRLDTAEEIAIALKAKWEMNLAGGAVVANPIPEQYAMPVETINSAIEQALAEADEQGIAGKESTPFLLARVCELTGGNSLDSNIQLVLNNARLGAAIATEYCNA, via the coding sequence ATGTTAGAGAAGTACCTAGATATTCAACCAGAAGTTGCACAAGCATTGGCTGAGAATAAACCTGTCGTTGCACTGGAATCGACGATTATTTCTCACGGCATGCCTTACCCGCGCAATGTTGAAACAGCACTGACGGTAGAAGCAACGATACGTGAATCTGGTGCGATCCCTGCGACAATTGCCATTATCAAAGGTCGCCTAAAAGTCGGTTTAGATAAAGAACAAATCGAATACTTGGGTAAGGCAGGCACAGCGGTAACAAAAGTGAGTCGTCGAGATATTCCGTTTATGGTAGCTGGACAAAAAGATGGTGCGACAACAGTGGCAGCAACCATGATTCTGGCTGAAATGGCAGGGATTCGAGTATTTGCAACCGGCGGTATTGGTGGCGTGCATCGCGGTGCTCAAGAGACATTTGATATCTCAGCTGACCTACAAGAGTTAGCGAACACAAACGTTGCCGTTGTTTGTGCTGGCGCCAAATCCATTCTCGATCTTGCGTTAACTCGTGAATATCTCGAAACACAGGGTGTTCCCGTCATTGGTTATCAAACCGATAGCCTACCTGCGTTTTATACTCGTGAAAGCGAACATGGCATCGATTATCGCTTAGATACTGCTGAAGAAATCGCTATTGCGCTCAAGGCAAAATGGGAGATGAATCTTGCTGGTGGCGCCGTGGTAGCAAACCCGATTCCAGAGCAGTACGCAATGCCTGTAGAGACCATTAACAGTGCGATAGAGCAGGCATTGGCTGAAGCGGATGAGCAAGGTATCGCTGGTAAAGAATCCACACCTTTCTTGCTAGCGCGAGTCTGTGAATTGACGGGCGGGAACAGTCTAGACTCTAATATCCAGCTTGTGTTGAACAATGCAAGACTTGGAGCAGCGATTGCGACGGAATACTGCAACGCCTAA
- a CDS encoding NifB/NifX family molybdenum-iron cluster-binding protein, protein MLIAIPVRNERVSGHFSKAESIALLDTGQHSTTMIDLTDHVQGCQRKKQWKQLIESKQVDMVLVRNIGKKMLQSLFELGVEVRAAKSTQIVSELNIEQLETVNDIRYGRDTPSKQMSCCSSSLPHRNKLSPSTVRNIRMRLTKIE, encoded by the coding sequence ATGCTTATCGCCATTCCAGTTAGAAACGAGCGCGTCAGTGGCCACTTCTCAAAGGCTGAATCCATCGCTTTGCTGGATACAGGCCAGCACTCTACGACTATGATCGATCTCACGGACCACGTGCAGGGTTGCCAGCGTAAGAAACAGTGGAAGCAGCTAATAGAATCTAAGCAAGTCGATATGGTTTTGGTGCGAAATATTGGTAAGAAAATGCTTCAATCTCTGTTCGAACTTGGCGTTGAGGTACGGGCAGCGAAGTCAACGCAAATCGTATCGGAGCTAAATATTGAACAATTAGAAACAGTTAACGATATCCGTTATGGTCGGGATACCCCTTCTAAGCAGATGTCGTGTTGCTCTTCTTCACTGCCGCATCGAAATAAACTCTCACCCAGTACGGTCCGTAATATAAGAATGAGGCTCACGAAAATAGAGTGA
- the nqrM gene encoding (Na+)-NQR maturation NqrM has product MDILLAIVVFTSAIALMSIGVMFKRKAIRGSCGGLSKVGIESDCDCKKQAKSSEKSLYQIQEPDRR; this is encoded by the coding sequence ATGGATATATTACTTGCTATTGTTGTGTTTACGTCCGCGATTGCACTGATGTCCATCGGTGTTATGTTCAAGCGTAAGGCGATACGAGGCAGCTGTGGAGGACTTTCTAAGGTCGGTATCGAGAGTGATTGTGACTGTAAGAAACAAGCGAAAAGCAGCGAGAAGTCGCTTTATCAGATTCAGGAGCCTGATCGCCGCTAA
- a CDS encoding DUF134 domain-containing protein, translating into MARPKKLRKVCSQAPYECFKPNGVPVKQLKKVELFPDELEALRLADLQGMNQIDAAREMHVSRQTFANIVKSARKKVSQCLIEGQALMMSTSELD; encoded by the coding sequence ATGGCAAGACCGAAAAAGCTTCGAAAAGTATGCAGCCAAGCACCCTATGAGTGTTTCAAACCCAATGGCGTACCTGTAAAACAACTTAAAAAGGTAGAGTTATTTCCCGACGAGCTTGAAGCATTGCGCTTGGCAGATCTACAAGGGATGAATCAGATTGATGCAGCCAGAGAAATGCACGTGTCTAGACAGACCTTTGCTAACATCGTTAAGTCTGCCCGCAAAAAGGTGTCACAGTGCCTGATAGAGGGTCAAGCACTGATGATGTCGACCTCTGAGCTGGATTAG
- a CDS encoding AbrB family transcriptional regulator — MVALKTILFGLAGALLGSLLPIPLGELFAAAFATIVYLRYTHQNVRLPDAVITVIQIILGVSIGITVHFSDLVGSFSLPLFTGLVLCMLSQTTVNFLWLYKRERWTPFESLLGAIPGAMAAILVISEEQEKPSPKIIFSHSIRLLLLVVLAGVIASTGEEGGSQLSQTLSVSQTMHLLILAVISYALGKLVGKVGVPAPYLLTSLIVAAIYNAQFASLALVVPEALIMFATAILGVLIGSRLAPTTLREALSYSKAGLIVTVLGVTVTLLYAFGFSYLTGADWEVLLLAWVPGSVEAMTAVALLLGLEPAFVAINHVMRLMMLYMMPVALKTPLQRLSKM; from the coding sequence ATGGTCGCATTGAAAACAATCCTGTTCGGATTAGCTGGCGCTTTGCTTGGAAGCCTACTCCCCATTCCGTTGGGTGAGTTGTTTGCTGCGGCGTTTGCAACCATCGTTTACCTTCGCTATACCCACCAAAACGTCAGACTGCCCGATGCGGTGATCACAGTCATTCAGATCATCTTGGGAGTCAGTATCGGCATTACTGTGCATTTTTCTGATCTCGTAGGCTCTTTTTCGCTTCCTTTGTTCACCGGGCTCGTCTTGTGCATGCTATCGCAGACCACCGTCAACTTCTTATGGCTGTATAAACGTGAGCGTTGGACGCCTTTCGAGTCTTTATTAGGCGCCATTCCTGGTGCAATGGCTGCCATTCTCGTTATCAGTGAGGAGCAGGAAAAACCCTCACCAAAAATCATATTCTCGCACTCTATTCGCTTATTACTACTGGTCGTCCTCGCTGGTGTTATTGCGTCAACAGGCGAAGAGGGTGGCTCGCAGTTAAGCCAAACTTTATCGGTGTCTCAAACAATGCATTTGTTGATACTGGCTGTTATCAGCTATGCGTTAGGCAAACTGGTAGGTAAAGTCGGTGTGCCTGCCCCTTATCTATTAACCAGCCTGATTGTTGCAGCTATCTATAATGCTCAGTTTGCATCTCTCGCTCTAGTGGTACCCGAAGCTCTTATTATGTTTGCCACTGCTATTTTAGGCGTGCTGATAGGAAGCCGATTAGCGCCAACCACGCTACGAGAAGCTCTCAGCTATTCGAAAGCAGGATTGATCGTCACAGTGTTAGGTGTCACCGTGACCCTTCTCTACGCGTTTGGGTTTAGCTACTTAACAGGTGCCGATTGGGAGGTATTACTTCTAGCATGGGTACCGGGTAGTGTTGAGGCAATGACTGCAGTTGCCCTATTGCTCGGCTTGGAGCCTGCATTTGTTGCCATTAACCACGTGATGCGATTGATGATGTTGTATATGATGCCCGTCGCACTAAAAACCCCACTCCAAAGATTGAGTAAGATGTAA